The nucleotide sequence GGGCCAACCGGATACCTCCACCGCAACAACCGTCCCGCGACGGCTGCGACATCCGTCGCCACCGCGCGAACCCACCGCCGGGCGGCCAGCCGAGCAGCCACGATCACCGTCACGGCCCTGGTGGCGCCGCAAGGCGGTCGCTATCTCGGCCGCTGCCCTGCTTGTCGTCGCGGCGACCGTTGCCGCCGTGATCACCGTGACCACGTTGCATTCGGGAGAGCAGCGATTCCACCAGGTGACGCTGCCGTTCACCGGATTGCGTGACCCGCAGGGTTTGTCGGTGGATTATGGCGGCACGGTCTACGTCGGTGACACTCTGCACAATCGGATACTGGCGTTGTCCGCCGGCTCAACCACCCCGGCCGTGCTGCCTTTCGAAGGCCTCAGCTATCCGACCGGGGTGACCGCAGACAACAGCGGCACCGTGTATGTAAACGACGCCGGCAATCGGCGGGTCCTGGTGCTTCGCGCCGGAACATCAACCCAAATCACGCTTCCCTTCACGGATCTGGGCAATCCGACGGGTCTTACGGTGGACAGCAGCCGCACCGTTTATGTCACCGACACGGCCAAGAACCGAGTGGTAGCGCTTCCGGCCGGCTCCAACATGCAAACCCAACTGCCCTTTACCGGTCTTAATAGTCCGACCGGCCTGGTGGTCAACGGCAGCGGCACCGTCTACGTGGCCGACGGCGGCAACAACCGAGTGCTGGCGCTGCCCGCAGGATCGAAAAGGCAAATAGCGCTGCCCTTTACCGGCCTCAACCAGCCCGGCGGCGTCACGCTCGACAACGAGGGCGCGGTGTATGTCACCGATAGCGGCAACAATCGGACGCTCAAACTGCCGGCGGGTTCCACGACGCAAATCGAGCTGCCCTTCACCGGACTCGATTTTCCGTGGGGTCTGGCTGTTGACAACATAGGCACCGTTTATGTCGGTAGCCGCAGCAGCCAGATAGTCGCGCTGCGCCAGAAGTAGCGGCCCGTTTCGCCGCGAGCAGACGGCCACCTGCTACAGGCCCAGCGCCAGGGCGGCCGCTGTGGCCACCTGTCCACGCAGGTCCGAAATCGGTGTGCTGCCCCGCAGATGAATTGCGTTCGAGAGCAGAACCACATAGCTGTCGGAACCCGGGTCTATCCACAGCGAGGTTCCGGTGAAACCGGTGCCACCGAAGCTGCCGATAGGAAAGACCACGCCCCGCGGCGCGGAATATGGCGTGTCGATATCCCAGCCGAACCCAAACAGGGTTTGCCCGCTGATCGCCG is from Mycobacterium marinum and encodes:
- a CDS encoding serine/threonine-protein kinase PknD, producing MEGTSFGKYRLLELLGRGGMGEVWRAYDPVTDRVVAVKILPAEISDDEVFQQRFRREAHVAARLNSPHLIPIHTYGEIDGRLFVDMRLIEGHDLQSVLSRGPLPPARAVHIIDQVAKALNAAHRDGLLHRDVKPSNILLDDDDFAYLIDFGIARAPGELGLTAAGDVIGTCHYIAPERFNLAQIDARADIYSLACVLYECLTAQHPFPGNTVDQQISSHLEAPPPRPSRIKPGLPAGLDTVIAKGMAKNPADRYETAVALARAAREALTAPPSGPPMRPRTPNASVADGRPDGVAGPGQPDTSTATTVPRRLRHPSPPREPTAGRPAEQPRSPSRPWWRRKAVAISAAALLVVAATVAAVITVTTLHSGEQRFHQVTLPFTGLRDPQGLSVDYGGTVYVGDTLHNRILALSAGSTTPAVLPFEGLSYPTGVTADNSGTVYVNDAGNRRVLVLRAGTSTQITLPFTDLGNPTGLTVDSSRTVYVTDTAKNRVVALPAGSNMQTQLPFTGLNSPTGLVVNGSGTVYVADGGNNRVLALPAGSKRQIALPFTGLNQPGGVTLDNEGAVYVTDSGNNRTLKLPAGSTTQIELPFTGLDFPWGLAVDNIGTVYVGSRSSQIVALRQK